Within the Miscanthus floridulus cultivar M001 chromosome 17, ASM1932011v1, whole genome shotgun sequence genome, the region CTCAGCACCGAGAGCGGCAGCAACGGTGATAGCCCGTGGCGCAGCGTGCAGCCAGAGCCAGCGAGGAAGGCCAACGGAGCAGCAGCCACGGCCAGGAGCGGCCAGCCCACGACGGTGTGCTCACGTGGTGACTGGGGTACTAGGCCGATAGCCTGGAACGACATCTTGCACGCTTCTTAAAGCAGCCCAAAGTTCACTTACTAGCTCGACAAAAACTCCACCAAGTCCACGAACCCCAAATTGGCACTATCGACTTGCTAACGAAGCAATTACCGTCACCACTGGATGCCCCGAGAGGAAGTTGGAGAGGCGCCAAGGTAAGTTTGTCGCGCCGAACGACAATTCACGAACAGAGCGGCAACGACATAGCTAAAACACGTTATGACGTAGTTCGGACACTACTTGCGTGAACATCGCAACTCAAACGCAACCACaaccttcaccatgctcaagttCACACCTTGATGCACCCAATCGTGCAAAAACTTAGGCGTGTCGCTTAACCAATTTTGTTGGAATTAAAATGCCAAAAACGACATTGTCTATCATTTTCGATTTAGAAAAGTTAAGGGTTCAGtttgatctacaacttttaacACTTTAGCCGTAATTTTCAAagggtctaaaccttgttaattTCAACTAACTAACATACCATGACCTAATCCATATTTCTACTAACTcgtaggaacaaaatattaaagcactatttAAGTATGTTCCACTATATAATTCACCAAAGATAGCACTTTAAACATAATCatttgtttgccaacttaaccGTGAATAGTGGATTTAATTtcaattcgatttccaagctttCCAAAAATACTAGCTGACATTATTATTCTTCGAGATTTAAAATTGCATGCCCAGCTACGTAACTTGCCCTCAAATATTTATTTCCACACTATACTCCAGTTATAATTGGTCCTTGTTCATAGaaattattttcatgccaacAATTAACAAAAACTCATTCTATTCTTTTTGTTAGGAGTTTTCATCACCACCTCTTTACGCTATGTAAACGAGCTCACTATATTATTAGATCTATCTCTCAAGCCATAATCTCGGTGCTTAAcaaactcgtaacaccagaggtattACAACCGTGGTCGCGGCCTCCCTGAAACATCGAGCGTTCCTCTCTTTCCAAATGAGCCAGGAGGTTAGCACGAAGAGGGTATCAATGCCCTTCCTTTGGTTGCCATGCCAGTTCCCCCTTAGGCGTTTCCACCAACTGAGAAACCAAGTTGGCCATGGGTGGCAATGGGCGGCCTAGGGCCTGGCAAACGTGAAACCATACCTCCCTTGCAAATGGGCAGCTGCACAGAATGTGGTCAATCATCTCTGGTGCCTGGTCGCAGAGATAGCATTCTTCCCTGGCCTCGAGGAAGTGCCTTGCGCGGCGGTCATTCGTCCAGTGTCGCCTCCGGAACGATAGCCAAAGAAGATCTTTACCTTCAACGGCGCCCAAGTCTTCCAGATAAGCGCGTGGCCACGGAACGGGATTGAACCGGAGTGTAGCATCTTGTATGCTGATTTGGCGCTATAGTTGCCGTCCGGGGTCCATCGCCAAACTGTCCTGTCCGGTTGCTCCCGTAATGTCACTTCCGCCGTGGCTTCCCAAAGGTCCAGGAATTCTGCGATGGCTGCCGTGGTCATGCTGCCCGAGATGGCCCGCGTCCACTGCCTGTTGGATAGCCCCTGGCGCACCGTCATGGTTGATCTAATCCTTCTGGAGACCATCTGCAGTTGGTTGGGAGCAATGTCTGCCGGCGCTGTCTGGTGAAGCCATCGATCGTCCCAGAACAGCGAGTTGGAGCCGTCCCCAAGCTCAGTGTACGTGGACGCTCTGAAAAACGCTTGGGCCTCCTTGTCCGCGTTGATTGGCAGTTCGCTCCAGGCTCGTGCGCTGTCTGTCATGGGACACTGCCGATGGCTAGTACAACATTGATTTTTAATGAGAGATACATCAGTGATGACCAAGGATCACAGATTGTCAGATTCCACACATGGAAAcaatttgttgttgttgttgaaaatCGTGGGAGTGTGAAGGTGGCAATTGCAAGGCACACTCTGATGATGATAAAAAGAATCATTAGCTGGTCCAGTGGTTGACTGATACATTATACATGTAATATATATACCTTATACACTGTACACACTTACAATGTCCAGCATGAAAACAAAAGGTGTAATCAAAGAATCGTAAAAAAAGATTAATAACGCAACAACACACACCACCCAATAAACTTATTTTACCGATCTTGTATGTCTCCAAAACAGTGCAGCAACAAAATCAGACATCATCACAAAACGGGGTATTCCACGGGCCAATCGATCGATTGAGTCCATCCCGCTACCGCCACAAAACGAATGCACGTATGTGCGCGTTGCACGGATCAAAACCTCCGCAGATCGATCAATGTCTCGGATCCGAGTGTATCAACACCTGGGGATATCGGACGGCGGAGGCAGCAGCTTCTGGTTCGGCAGCGGCCCGTCGTTGACGAGCCACGCCATTGCCAGACCCCAGCTCAGGTGCACGTCCAGGTGGCAATGCATGATCCACACGCCGGGGTTGTCGGTAACGAAGCGGATGGCGACCCAGCCGGCGGTGGGCACGCTGATGGTATTGCGCTGCACCGGGTCGACGAGGTTGTACTTGTCGGTGTCGTTGTTGGCGTCGTAGTTGCCGAATCCCTGGCCGACGACGAAGAAATCGTAGCCGTGCAAGTGCAGCGGGTGGCTCTCGGCGCCCAGGATGCTGGTGTCCTGCAGCACCACCTCGACGGTGGTGTTGAAGTTGAGCGGCACCACCCTGGTGCCGTGCGTGACGAACGTGTTGTTGGGCGGCGTGCCGGTGTAGTTGAACGGCACCGGCGGCACCGCGGGGAAGTTGGCCGTGAGCACGCCGCTGTACCGCCGCTGGTAGTGCGCCTGGAGGAGCGAGGTCCTGGGCATGGTGAAGGACACGTTGTTCATGGACGCCGCGAACCGGGTGCCGTTGGGGCCCTGGCACGTCCCGTTCACCCGGCTCTGGCACGGGTCCGCGCCGAGCCCGACGGCGAAGAAGAACCTGCGGTCCACCGTCCGCGGCACCAGCGCCGGGTACTGCGCGCTCGCGAGGCTCCGGAACTTAGCCGAGAAGTTGGCCACCGCGCCCGTGTCGTTGTACAGCGGCAGCGCGGGGGGCGGGAGGTTCCGGAGCGCGCTCTGCTGCGGCGCGCCGTCGTACTCGAGGACGGCGATGGCGGTGGTGTTGTCGAACGTGCCGACGGTGTTGGTGTAGGgcgcgacggcgatggcgaaggCCGGCGAGGAAgggctggcggcggcggtgagGAGCACGTCCATGGTCTGCCCCGGCGAGATGACCAGCGTGTCGGCCGTGAACGGCTTGACGTAGCTGGCGTCCGCCTGCACCACCGTCAGCGTGTGGCTGGCCACCGCGAAGAAGAGCTCGTCGTTGAGCGCCGCGTTCACGAGCCGCAGCATGTACGTCCGCCCCGGCTTCACCCTCAGCTTGAACGTGTCGCTGGCGGCGGAGCAGTTGTAGGTTGGGCCTGGCAGGCCGTTGAAGGTGTAGGCGTCGGAGACGTTCGGCCCCCCGCCCGTCTGCAGCGCCTGCTTGATCACGGCCTCCGGGTCCGCGTTGAACCACTCACCGAGCATGAGGGGGACTTCTCTGTCGGGCTTTGGGAACGGGTAGGGGACGCCGCGCGGTGGGAGGATGAGGAGCGGGCCGTAGAGCGTGGCGCGGAGCCAGGAGAAGTGCGCGTGCCACCACAGCGTGCCGCGCTGCCCCACGACGCGGAAGTCGTAGGCGTAGCTCTGCCCGGGCCGGATCGGGCACTGCGTGATGTACGACGACGGCCCGTCCGACCACCCGCTGCGCAGCTGCCGGACTCCGTGCCTGCGTGCATGGACCATGGTGGTGCGAGCCAGTAAGCTAGCGCCGGCGGTTGCGTCAAGCAACGATCGGTCACGTACACGCAGATGGACATACCAGTGGAACGTTACGTTGCTGTTGATGTTGTTGTGGACCTGCACCACGAGGCGGTCGCCCTCGCGCACGACGATCCTCGGCCCCGGGAACCGCCCGTTCACCGCGGGGATGCTCTTCGTCACGCACAGCCGcgtcaccgttgccatcgtcacCTGCAAAAACcaaaggcggcggcggccatTTGTCAATTAACTTAGCTTGTGTGCCTGTAGTACAGCTGCCAGCTGAGTCACGCACTCAAATAAACATTCAGCAAGCAAAGCAGCTAGCGAATTACTAGACTGCATTGCACATTGGACGACACCGGCTGGATGCGTACATTGAACGTGTAGCGGCGGGTGCGGGCTGCGGCGAGCTCCGGCAAGGCGACGAGGACCACGAGGGCGACGGCGAGAAAGAGGCACGCAGGGGAGAGACGACGACGACCGCCGGCCATTGCTCTCGTTCTCGCCTTGCTCGATCAGCTAGCTAGCTGTGAACGCGATCTATCGATTAATCTCTGAAGCAAGAAAGATCAGAGAAAGAGAGATCGATCTAACTGGCCTGGTGGTGAGTGGCATGAGTAGGGCTCGCTCGAGTGGCTATATAAACAACGGCCGGTTTGCGCATGCTCGCTCCCTGGCGCCGTGCATGGTGGGAAGTCACAGAGCGATAGTGGTTGGCTGGGGTTGGTGGGCGTACATAGAAAATTTGCGACCGGCCCGGCCACTCTTGCTCGCTCCTTTCCTTCGGCTTCTGTGCAAGTGGTTGCATCCATCGATCGAACGGTGCAATCGACGCAAGTTGTGATTAGATTCAATCAATTTAGAAACATCAGAAACTAACGCTTGGAGAGGTCCAGAGGAATATATGTATGTTTATTCATTAAGCTTTGCATTTGTATGCCTATTTTTACTGTTCTGTTAGCTAGCAGTAGCTAGATTAGGTAGCTCTCACCAAAAAACGCAGGTTTCATGTCGTGGAAATATCAATATCGTTCTTCACGTAAAGGCGCGTAGAGTTTCAGTTAGGGCTTGTCTACCTGAAACTCGCGTGTTTCAGGGGGAAAACACGCACGTGTTTCCTACGCGGAAAACACACGGAAAAGACCCGGCAAAAATTCGAGTGTTTCACGCAAAAAAACACACGATTCTAGAAAGGCAGGCAAGGCAACAGAAAGAAGGAAACCGTGTGTTTTTCCGTTGAGAAACACATGAAAAACACCCAGTTGGAAAACCGAGTGTTTTAAGGCAGGAAAACACACGAATTTTGTGGCTATTGTACTTGTACTTGTTGTAATCTGAGTACAAATCTGTGTCAAAAAGGCAAAAAAACAGGGTAGATCTGTTTTGGTTGTAGTTGTTTGCTGCTGTAGCCCATAAACCTACAAAAAAAGCCCAAACCCATCAGCCCGATAGGAAACAacttacagcctgttcgtttggccgtggcttgtcgtaaacgatcactACTAGAATAAACGAGTTTCCCTTGGGCCAAGAATCCTAGGGAAAGGCCAAAAAATGGTAGGGAAGtagtttccctagagtatttggtAGGGAAATACGCCTAGGGAGTGCGGCGACGGGAAAGAGAGATGTGCCATACCGTTTATGTGGAAACCAGAGGGAAACAGTCTTTCCCTAGGAAATTGCATCCCTAGGTAAAGTACCTAAGATGGCCCTGATAAAGCTTACGTGGAAAGGTGATTACCTTACAGGAAACTTTCCCTAGGAATTTGAACTGTAGGGAAACCAGCTGACCCAAGCACaacattcaaattcaaatcatgaaTACATAATtcatatttgaattcaaatattaTTACGAAATTATTTATAATCCAGATTCACACTCGTGAATAGGAACTTAAGAACTGATTTAATTAAATGCCAAATCCATGGAACCAAACATTTAGAGTTATATCATCGTAAGACAATTATAGGTCTGTTAATATAAAGCCTAGTAGACATGCCTACTTAGCTTCTAAAAGATATCTCCTCCATCAGGTGCTGGCCTAACTATTACTTAAACAAAATAAGCAACAACAGTTGCCTACTTAGCTTGCAAAAGTCTATCTCCTCCATCAGGTGTTAGACCTAACTATTACTTAGCTGCAGCACATAGTTCGATGACAATCAAAAGAACGGAAATGCTTCGTCCGGAGGAGAATATGTGCCTCCACCACTTGCTGTTCCATCCACTCCATTTGGAGTTCCATCTGCATGGCTATGGAATTCTCCACGAGCAATCCTACTTATAGTTTCATGTGGAGTTTCGGTTCTAACACTTGAGCCAAAGGTACCGACCTGTGATAGTAAAACAatcaaaattttagaaaaaacaaCTTGTTGTGTTATAAATTGTAGGTTCAGTTTTCAAATGTAGTGAACAGTAAAGAATGCATTGATGTATCCATGTGCATAAAAATTGTTTTATAGACACAACAGTAGCTGCATTTTTTTCGATGCTACTGCCGTGTTCAATAAGAAAATAGCTAGTACCAGGCTTCTAAACCAATCCAACAAGTCTGGTTTCCCATTGCCAGCACCATTCATCCTTAAATTATCTAGTTGTTTCTGATTTGGTGGTCTTGCACGTCTCCATTGCTCTTGTTCAAATTTTCTATGGATTATGCCAGGAGATTAATTATGATCAATAAGAATTAGTATTTTGTTTGTCAAAGTTGGTGTACTTACTGTACAACTTCCTCCGTTTCAATCATGTTTGTGAAGATATAAATCATTGCTATCTTGTACTCTTCAAAAGTTAGAAACCTTGCCACTCCTCTACCGCTCTTCCATCCACGCACTTGAAACAAGCTAAGGGTACAATCTGATGGAGGACCACTTTGAGCATAACGTTGTGGACGATTTTGGGAGCTCGGTATGAGTTGAGGTAAGTACAATGATGTAAAGTAAGAGATCTCCTCAACTAGGCAGCCTTCCACTATTGAGGCTTCAACATGAGCCTTGTTATGGACTTTTGCCCTAACTTTTTTTAGTAACCTACAAAAGATTAAATTAGTTGTTTTCCTATGACAAGGCAGAAAGATAAATAATAGGTGTTCTAAGTTTATACCTCTCAACTCCATATATCCATGTATATTTTACTAGGCCTCCTACCCCAACTTGATATGGAAGGTGCACCAGAAGATGCTCCATTGAATTGATGAAACCTGGTGGAAAGATTTTTTCCAATTTGCAAAGAATAACAGGTATGCTTGCTTCCAGTTGACATATCTGGGCACGGTCAACCTCCTTTGCACAAAGGACTCTAAAAAAGTAACTTAGCTCAGCTAATGTTTCCCATATGTCATCCTTGACAAAACCTCGCATCATCACAGGTAGTAGACGCTCAATGAATAtatggaagtcatgactcttcatgccGTTTATCCATAGTGTATCCATGTTTACCCCTCTCCTTAAATTTGCTGCATAGCCATCAGGGAATTTGATGTCCATAAACCACTGCATTACATCCTTTTTTGGGTCTCTTTTCAGGGAAAATGGTGCTCTAGGTCTATCCCATTTATCATTTGGCTTCTCAACTAGATTGAGATGTCTTCTGTTGCACATCAAGGCTTGGTCAAGATGAGCCTTATTATTATCCTTGGTTTTATCACCAATGTCAAGACATGTGTAGAAAATAGCTTCCGCTACATTTTTTCCATATGCAtaacatcaatgttatgtggacgCAGAAGTTCAGGGAAATATGGCAACTCCCACAGGAATGGGATGTGAGTCCAATTGTGAGTAGTGCCATAACCATCAAAAGATTTATCTTTCACTTCATTCATGTATTCTTGCACCTCTACCCTAGTTAATCGACGTGGAAGTATGTCATGAACCGCTACACCCTTTCTAAATGCATTCTTTTGGTCCCTAAATTCATGGTTAGCTGGTAGAAATCTTCTATGGCAATCAAACCAACTATACTTGCGCCCATTTGGTAGCCAAGTTCTATCCACATCTGCCATGCAATCGATACATGCCAACCCACCATGTGTAGACCATCTAGAGAACATGCCCAACCTAGGATAGTCATGAATGGAATTATGATATGAAACCTTCATTGTAAATTTTCTCTTCGAAAAACTATCATAGGTTTCTACTCCTGCCCAAGCTTTCTTCATCTCATCTACTAGTGGTCGCATGAACACATTCAAATTTTTATCGGGATGCTCTGGTCCAGGAATCACTAGACTAAGAAATATGTTTTCCTCCTTCACGCAAAGAGCTGGTGGCTAGTTCAAAGGAATCATGAAAACTGGACAACAAGAATATTTAGATTTTCcaaatccaaatggattgaagccaTCTGTTGCCATAGCAATACGAACATTCCTAGCCTCCGCTGCAAACTCTGGGCAGACTGTATTGAAATGTGTCCAAGCCTCAGCATCAGATGGGTGGACCATAACATTTGAGTTGTCATGCCTACCCTCCTTGTGCCACCGCATGTGCTTTGCGGTTTTGGGCTCCATGTACAGCCGCTGCAACCTTGGTATGAATGGAAGATAACGTAGAACCTTACGTGGTATTGGCTTTCGCGTACGCCAAGTTGATGGCTCAACAACTACATATCGGCTTTCCCCACAGAAATCACATTTTTCCTTATTTATATCTTCTCCGTAGTATATCATACAATTGTTTTCACAAGCATCTATCTTAACATATGGCATTTTTAGACCTTTGAGAAGAGTTGTGCACTCATAAAATGTTTTTGGCATTTTATGGTTCTCAGGCAGGACATCATCAAATAGATTCAATATTTTATTAATGCATTTTACACCAAGGTTATGTTGTGATTTAACTGCCATTAACCGAGCAACTGCGGTTAGCTGTGCAACACTAGTGTAGTTATGTACGGGCTCTTGTGAAGCTTCCAACATGGCATAAAATGCCTTTGCATCAGCCGGGGGTTCATCTTCAGCACTAACAGTATGCATTGCATCGCCAATATCAGCTAACATTTCATCTAAACCATCAGCAGTATCATTGGCATTCTCCAATGTGGGCTCACTAAAAGGTTTCTCTCCATGTTTAGTCCAAATAGTATACCCAGGTGTAAAACCTCTTTTACACAAATGCAAGCTCATGATAGGTCTCCTTCGTCTAACTCTATTGTCGCAATCTGAACATGGGCAAAGTACTCCAAATTTTCGAGAATCAAGAACAAGACTAAAAGCATGGTCTAGAAAAACATTTGTCTTCTGCACCCACTCCTGTGAATGACAACCATTGTCATTCCACCCTTCATACATCCAACTACGGTTTTCTATTGACATGGCTAGTTATTGTAGCGATAATAAACCCCTGTTCAATATCTAAAACCCTGAGCAAACCCATAGATAACAATTTGTGCTactaaaaaaataataatttagTACAAATGTATGGAAGAGATGTGAAAAGATAAATCTGCTTCTCACCTTCAAGCTTCTCTTGCACAGCAGCACAGATGTAGATCCCTGCCTTCTTTATCGCATTTTAGTCTTCCTTACAAAGCCAAGATCTTCTCCTCCTACTTCAAACTAAAGTTTGCATAATGGAAATGCAAAGTATATTAGTTCCAGATCTGAATGACTAATATTCAGAGCGGATAATGGTCTAAATTAGCATGTAGAGCCTATGAGCAGACAACTAGTAGTGCAGTAATATTTTGTATCACAAACAAGAAATCAAGCGCACAGTTATTGAATCTGAATAAATGTGAAATGGTATATTTCTCTAGTCCATCAAGCGGAATTATTAGTTTGCACCATAACTTACATATTTCCTAGTTAAAATTCAGTAGCTTATAACTCACTAGCCAGTCTACCTgaatttctatttttttttggaaatgacCAAAGATTAGTTCAGGACCAAACAAATTTAGCAATTACAATAGTCTCTACACCACTCAAGTCAATTAAACAGTTCTTGATTGTTTTCAGGAAGTATAAGAAATGCAAAACACAACATAAAGGCTGCAGGTGCATCACACATGAGCAATATATACGTCTTAATTGTTGGTTAAATCCATGTAGTAGATTTGTATCTCACTTTGAGCCATTATTCAGTAGCACGAAAGAAATAGGAAGCACATCTCCTTGTCAGTAACACAGTAGCACGCAACAAGGGTATTGCCAATTCCTACCTTCTTGCCAACACAACGACAGGCCACTGGCACCTCCGCAGGACAACGGCAGGCCACCAGCACCTCCGTAGGTCAACGGCAGGCCACCAGCACCTCTGTAGGTTCTCCTTGCCTCCACTATAGGTccttctttgatccaaatcagcACCTCCCTCGCCTCCTGCAGCACCCTAGAAGGTTCTTCTCGCCTCCTCCATAGGTCCTTCTTGCCACCTCGGCAGCCCGCTTGGGTCACAAAATTGGGATGGGGGCAAAGGAATAGCTAGGGCTGGGTGGTGCTAGGCTTGGGGTGCTTGCAGATCCAGTGAGGGCAGTGGATTTGGGAGGCACCCCATTGGATGGGTTGGGGCAGCGGTAGGAAGCTTTGGTGCCGACGCACTAGATTGGGGCAGCGGGAGAGCTTTGGGGCAGCAATGGGAGAAGATTTGGTGCGTGAGAGAGAAGATtgctggtggtggcggtgggagtAGGGCAGCGTCTGGAAAAAGATTGGCGCGAGGCGGTGGCGGTATGCTATGGGGAGGGGAAAAATTTTGGTGCCGTCATGTTAGCGCCATGTTGGGTCAATGTCCCTAGAAATTGTGTCCATGTCGTAGGGAAAGGTGCTAGCATGGCAAGGGAGATGCCTCTTTCTTAGGATCAGCCCTGACCAAAACGTGCAATCCTAGGGAAAGCTAAGTTTCCCTACGGTTTTGTCACACAACTCTAGGGAAACATATCTTTCTCTAGGACGATCAAAACACCGTAGGGAACTTTAAAAACGGTAGGGAAACTCGTCGATTCTAGTAGtggatcgtaaatttctagccgaaacagtatttttctctcacacgaaccagccaacagtacttctttatgaaccagcaacgatacgaaccagccaaccaaacaggctgtTAGTCCATTAAAACACCCACCAACTTGGTGGAGAAGCAAACACACACAGAAACAGATCGACCGATCTATTCGTGAGGAGGAGCTCTACTCTCCTCACACACAGCAGGGCAAAAAGGGGAGAAACCAGATCAAAGCACGAGGGAACTTGGGAAATCTCAAGATCCAAAAAGGCAAGACTCACCTCAACATCAATGAAGGTTAGTACAACAGACATCCATCCATCTGCTGAGTTAGATCCCTGCAATGGTGGTGTTCGCTGGTCTGAGGAAACCAGCCAGCCGGCTGGTTCCTCTCACGTGACACTGTTCATCTATTTAGCcgaacagtattttctctcacaacaaaccagccggaacagtgtttttcagccaagtttcagaccagcgaacggggccaatatggCATTATCAAACAAGTCATGGTCTGAAATCAATCTGTGCAAACAATTTTTCCTTCTTTAGATTGTAATTCAGCAGATAAAAAGAGTAGAATGGTGGTTACATTACCTTTTTGAACAATCTTTGATAATCCCTAGACTAGACACATGTTTTAGTGTACTCTGCTACTTCTAGTTCTTAGATCCTTGCAATTAGTGCTCTGCAAAACTGTCCCTACAACAGATCAAATTACACATATGTTAGTATCTCTGCTCgctcagctcagctcagctcTTGATAAAAACAAATTTCAAAATATGGAGAACACCTCACAACAAAACTATGATCTCAGTACAGTTGAAGGGATCAACAAGTGGCAACAAGCATGGGAGAAGATGGCTCAGATGAACCAGGTACTAGTTCTCTTCACATAAGGCAATGGCCATCCATTTGTTCAATTGGATACATGGTATACAGAATGCATCTCCTAATATGAATTTGCAAAATTATGTACTTTTCTCCATGATCTGCTACAAATGTAGAAACAACAATTAATCACATCTAGTTTTTGAATGAAGCAGAACAGGCTTTACATGACAACAAGCAGATTCGATGACTAtgcaacattatccaactcaatTAACACTGAAGCTATGATGACAGCACACTTAGATCCTTTCTAGATATTTGGAGGCACAACTAGTTCAAGTCACCTTTTCAACCCATACACAATAAAAAAGGTGAGCAAATCATTGTTGAGATTGATAGAATCTAAACAGATACATGTTCTTAAAAGAACAGAAATTTATTTACATGCAGGGTGGCTTGACTGAGCTTATGCTTGAGCAAATTATGAGCTCACAAGAAGACATTGATCACACAGAAAGGGGTACCATGCAGGtacataattacaaaataaacATGTGCAAAATTACTAGTGCTAGATTGTGTAATCTCAGCTTAGAACAAGTGCAATTTCTAAAATAATTATTACAGGTACATAAAGCGACACAAGGATCATTAACAGACATGCTAATTGCAAATGACATGAATGCTCT harbors:
- the LOC136517161 gene encoding putative laccase-11; translated protein: MAGGRRRLSPACLFLAVALVVLVALPELAAARTRRYTFNVTMATVTRLCVTKSIPAVNGRFPGPRIVVREGDRLVVQVHNNINSNVTFHWHGVRQLRSGWSDGPSSYITQCPIRPGQSYAYDFRVVGQRGTLWWHAHFSWLRATLYGPLLILPPRGVPYPFPKPDREVPLMLGEWFNADPEAVIKQALQTGGGPNVSDAYTFNGLPGPTYNCSAASDTFKLRVKPGRTYMLRLVNAALNDELFFAVASHTLTVVQADASYVKPFTADTLVISPGQTMDVLLTAAASPSSPAFAIAVAPYTNTVGTFDNTTAIAVLEYDGAPQQSALRNLPPPALPLYNDTGAVANFSAKFRSLASAQYPALVPRTVDRRFFFAVGLGADPCQSRVNGTCQGPNGTRFAASMNNVSFTMPRTSLLQAHYQRRYSGVLTANFPAVPPVPFNYTGTPPNNTFVTHGTRVVPLNFNTTVEVVLQDTSILGAESHPLHLHGYDFFVVGQGFGNYDANNDTDKYNLVDPVQRNTISVPTAGWVAIRFVTDNPGVWIMHCHLDVHLSWGLAMAWLVNDGPLPNQKLLPPPSDIPRC
- the LOC136515864 gene encoding uncharacterized protein, which codes for MTDSARAWSELPINADKEAQAFFRASTYTELGDGSNSLFWDDRWLHQTAPADIAPNQLQMVSRRIRSTMTVRQGLSNRQWTRAISGSMTTAAIAEFLDLWEATAEVTLREQPDRTVWRWTPDGNYSAKSAYKMLHSGSIPFRGHALIWKTWAPLKVKIFFGYRSGGDTGRMTAAQGTSSRPGKNAISATRHQR
- the LOC136515865 gene encoding uncharacterized protein, which codes for MSIENRSWMYEGWNDNGCHSQEWVQKTNVFLDHAFSLVLDSRKFGVLCPCSDCDNRVRRRRPIMSLHLCKRGFTPGYTIWTKHGEKPFSEPTLENANDTADGLDEMLADIGDAMHTVSAEDEPPADAKAFYAMLEASQEPVHNYTSVAQLTAVARLMAVKSQHNLGVKCINKILNLFDDVLPENHKMPKTFYECTTLLKGLKMPYVKIDACENNCMIYYGEDINKEKCDFCGESRYVVVEPSTWRTRKPIPRKVLRYLPFIPRLQRLYMEPKTAKHMRWHKEGRHDNSNVMVHPSDAEAWTHFNTVCPEFAAEARNVRIAMATDGFNPFGFGKSKYSCCPVFMIPLN